In Schistocerca serialis cubense isolate TAMUIC-IGC-003099 chromosome 3, iqSchSeri2.2, whole genome shotgun sequence, the following proteins share a genomic window:
- the LOC126471352 gene encoding spidroin-2-like, producing the protein MRLRQEQQQQRALGGGDHVADASAADAPTTGMRRPGGRGSSSSDPLEVETRLRQQLQQQQALGGVDQMAEAAAAAAPSTGRRKQGGGGSSSSEAWEVETRWLRQQQQKLRRLRGSDQEVEAVAAAAAAALGGGDQVAEAAAADATTTGIRGSTDDWDAATGVLRQQQQQRALRGGNREAEAAAAVAASPGRRRQGGRDSSSRSTDFWDGATARPRQQHQQQLALGGGDQVAEEAAADAPTTGVRRPGGRGSSSSSCKVPWEAETRWRPRQHQKQRALGSCDQAAEAAAEKHRRLGYGDLEAEAAAAATVRPGRRRPGGGGSNSSISEPWEAETVLPRQQQQKHHLLGCGDQDAEAVALRQQQEQESALEGGDQVAEAAVAEAATSGMRRLGGRGSSSSSSSEPCMAESRWLRQQQQVHGRMGCGYREVEAAAAAAASTRRRRSGG; encoded by the exons ATGAGGCTGagacaggagcagcagcagcagagagcCCTGGGAGGCGGAGACCACGTGGCTGATGCATCAGCGGCCGATGCACCGACGACTGGGATGCGGCGACCGGGAGgacgaggcagcagcagcagcgatccCTTGGAGGTGGAGAccag ACTGAGACAGCAGCTTCAGCAGCAGCAAGCACTAGGAGGCGTAGACCAGATggctgaggcagcagcagcagcagcaccgtcGACAGGGAGGAGGAAACAAGGAGgtggaggcagcagcagcagcgaggccTGGGAGGTGGAGACCAGGTggctgaggcagcagcagcagaagctccGACGACTGAGAGGCAGTGACCAGGAGGTggaggcagtagcagcagcagcagcagcagccctggGAGGCGGAGACCAGGTggctgaggcagcagcagcagatgccACGACGACTGGGATACG AGGAAGCACCGACGACTGGGATGCGGCGACCGGGGtgctgaggcagcagcagcagcagcgagcccTGCGAGGCGGAAACCGGGAGgcggaggcagcagcagcagtagcagcaagcccTGGGAGGCGGAGACAAGGTGGTagagacagcagcagcagaagcaccgACTTCTGGGATGGGGCCACTGCGAGGCCAAggcaacagcatcagcagcagctaGCACTGGGAGGTGGGGACCAGGTGGCTGAGGAAGCAGCAGCAGATGCACCGACGACTGGGGTGCGGCGACCAGGAGgccgaggcagcagcagcagcagctgcaaggTGCCCTGGGAGGCAGAGACCAGGT GGAGGCCGAGGCAGCATCAGAAGCAGCGAGCACTAGGAAGCTGCGACCAGGCCGCAGAGGCAGCAGCAGAGAAGCACCGACGGCTAGGATACGGCGACCTGGAGGCcgaggcggcagcagcagcaacagtgagACCTGGGAGGCGGAGACCAGGAGGCGgaggcagcaacagcagcatcagCGAGCCCTGGGAGGCGGAGACCGTGTTgccgaggcagcagcagcagaagcaccaCCTTCTGGGATGCGGGGACCAGGATGCTGAGGCAGTAGCATTG AGGCAGCAGCAGGAGCAGGAGAGTGCCCTGGAAGGTGGAGACCAGGTGGCTGAGGCAGCAGTAGCAGAAGCTGCGACTTCTGGGATGCGGCGACTGGGAGgccgaggcagcagcagcagcagcagcagcgagcccTGTATGGCGGAGTCCAGGTGGCTGAGACAGCAGCAACAGGTGCACGGACGAATGGGATGCGGCTACCGGGAGgtcgaggcagcagcagcagcagcagcgagcactAGACGACGGAGATCAGGTGGCtga